In Daphnia magna isolate NIES linkage group LG6, ASM2063170v1.1, whole genome shotgun sequence, the following are encoded in one genomic region:
- the LOC116925233 gene encoding LOW QUALITY PROTEIN: uncharacterized protein LOC116925233 (The sequence of the model RefSeq protein was modified relative to this genomic sequence to represent the inferred CDS: deleted 1 base in 1 codon), with translation MANHCHIHQNQRAGLAFLPSAVIVIFVWGVVCSGCAAYTIRHHHQNSRPSNKGHQLVSSDGQADAEATTADQLDIDRFYFPTDEGLREFQQILLRELGLTKVPDLSKVNITRDEYDRQRQQLLHNFGEDDVDEYRQFSANPEDDEEPHRETVILNHRDVGAGRRHVGSRGVAWRLRFRAPRSSDDNNRWQAESSHPLELHWSSDRSDSSDSVMIKNPLRSLRSWSLHVRIESDRQSNSRHTVVIRPEDLDNSSYNNSIKPDLKDGRTTIGRLVKRVKQRRSRFDGQRRLSRCDCHWLRRWRLSAQLRLTVSSSRAPSHRVKRHVGKKNTNIKSSNNSKNNNMSNKKRLAQQPKDILLGQYSASKKGVKGSGKTGASDCSSSSKKSKKCCPHSLKINFRQLPGFDWILEPSEIDIFMCKGDCHYAQFTSQHQHAVTNPASNHALFQGYLHTINKRLVPKLCCTPSKLDSVQVVHYDQDNPEQLTTTKWEGAIVKECACA, from the exons ATGGCCAATCACTGTCACATACACCAAAATCAGCGGGCCGGTTTGGCTTTCTTGCCCAGTGCTGTCATCGTCATTTTTGTGTGGGGCGTCGTGTGTTCCGGCTGTGCCGCTTACACCATCCGACATCATCATCAGAACAGCCGGCCCAGTAATAAGGGCCATCAGCTCGTCAGTTCGGATGGACAGGCTGATGCGGAAGCGACGACAGCCGACCAACTGGACATTGATCGTTTTTACTTCCCAACCGACGAGGGTCTCAGAGAGTTCCAGCAAATTCTTTTGCGTGAATTGGGGCTCACTAAAGTACCTGACCTCTCCaag GTAAACATTACGCGGGATGAATACGATCGACAACGTCAACAGTTGCTGCACAACTTTGGCGAGGACGACGTGGACGAGTACCGCCAGTTTTCCGCCAATCCGGAAGACGACGAAGAACCGCACCGTGAAACGGTCATCCTCAATCATC GCGATGTCGGAGCTGGCCGACGTCACGTTGGGTCACGCGGAGTCGCTTGGAGATTGCGTTTCCGGGCTCCGCGTTCGAGCGACGACAACAATCGATGGCAGGCAGAATCTTCTCATCCGCTGGAATTGCATTGGTCGTCTGATCGATCTGACTCGTCCGATTCTGTAATGATAAAGAATCCGTTACGTAGTCTCAGGTCGTGGAGTTTGCACGTCCGCATCGAATCCGATCGCCAGAGCAACAGCCGGCACACTGTAGTGATCCGGCCGGAAGATTTGGATAATTCCAGCTAcaacaacagcatcaaacCCGATTTGAAGGACGGCCGGACGACTATTGGACGATTGGTTAAACGAGTTAAACAACGACGATCACGTTTTGACGGTCAGCGTCGTCTGTCACGGT GTGATTGTCATTGGCTTCGGCGCTGGCGCCTTAGCGCACAGCTCCGCTTGACCGTCTCATCATCGAGGGCACCGTCTCATCGAGTCAAACGCCACGTCGGTAAGAAGAACACCAACATCAagagcagcaacaacagcaagaacAACAACATGAGCAACAAGAAGCGATTAGCTCAACAACCCAAGGACATTTTACTTGGCCAATACTCGGCCAGCAAGAAGGGCGTCAAGGGTAGTGGTAAAACGGGCGCAAGTGACTGTTCCAGCAGTTCTAAGAAAAGTAAGAAATGCTGTCCGCATTCGTTGAAAATCAACTTCCGCCAGTTGCCCGGCTTCGATTGGATACTGGAACCGAGCGAGATCGACATCTTCATGTGCAAAGGTGATTGCCATTACGCTCAGTTTACTAGCCAGCATCAACACGCTGTGACGAATCCCGCTAGCAACCACGCCCTGTTCCAGGGCTACTTGCACACCATCAACAAGCGTCTCGTACCGAAATTGTGCTGCACGCCGAGCAAGTTGGATAGCGTTCAGGTCGTCCATTACGACCAAGACAACCCGGAGCAGTTGACTACCACCAAATGGGAAGGAGCCATCGTCAAAGAATGCGCCTGTGCTTGA